In Nitrospira sp., a single genomic region encodes these proteins:
- a CDS encoding AraC family transcriptional regulator — MPSRITNRVESVTSMHPARSLIKSHLKNLSGSGTLLEGIIVERDLEQPNSGVYRPSHQAPRHIIVLHSAYPATLTWRFDGRSQEAFFSGGEAIINPAGLFIAPRWSAAVELLLMAIQPGFMNRIAKEMGSREPVELTPRFHFRDALLEQLARTLVMEFEQPSPPDRVYADSLAHTLIVHLIKKYSKTRVRPQLSRHGLPQRRLSQVVEYIHGHLSDDLSLRGIADIAGMSPSYFLTMFKRSTGLAPHQYVIAKRIERARALLTETRLSIADIADQAGFADQSHLTRMMRRHTGLTPSRIRSS, encoded by the coding sequence ATGCCGAGTCGTATTACAAACAGAGTGGAGTCGGTCACGTCCATGCATCCGGCACGCTCGCTCATCAAGTCACATCTCAAGAATCTGTCTGGAAGCGGCACATTGCTGGAGGGCATCATTGTCGAGCGTGACTTGGAGCAGCCGAATTCAGGCGTCTACCGCCCAAGCCATCAGGCTCCCAGGCATATCATCGTCCTCCATTCTGCCTATCCCGCAACGCTGACATGGCGATTCGATGGTCGATCTCAGGAAGCGTTCTTCTCCGGTGGGGAAGCCATTATCAACCCAGCCGGCTTGTTCATTGCGCCTCGTTGGAGCGCGGCCGTCGAATTGCTCTTGATGGCAATTCAACCGGGCTTCATGAATCGCATCGCCAAAGAGATGGGATCTCGCGAGCCGGTGGAACTCACGCCGCGATTTCATTTCCGTGACGCGTTGCTGGAACAGCTCGCTCGAACATTGGTGATGGAGTTCGAACAACCCTCGCCGCCTGATCGCGTCTATGCCGACTCACTGGCCCATACCCTTATTGTCCATCTCATCAAAAAATATTCCAAGACGCGGGTTCGCCCGCAACTGTCCAGACACGGTCTCCCCCAGAGACGTCTTTCGCAGGTAGTGGAGTACATTCACGGGCATCTGAGCGACGATTTAAGCCTGAGGGGGATTGCGGATATAGCCGGTATGAGCCCGTCCTATTTCTTGACCATGTTTAAACGATCGACCGGACTCGCACCCCATCAATACGTCATTGCGAAACGGATCGAGCGAGCGAGAGCATTATTGACCGAGACCAGATTATCCATCGCCGATATCGCCGATCAGGCCGGATTTGCGGACCAAAGCCATCTCACGCGGATGATGAGACGACATACCGGACTGACTCCCAGCCGAATACGGAGCAGTTGA
- a CDS encoding SDR family oxidoreductase, whose product MATQSLQGKVVVVGAGAKNLGGLISREFGKGGAKIVVHYNSHATKPEAESTVQAIKSLGSEAYATQGDLTKPVNVAALFEQAKKHFGGVDIAINTVGKVLRKPIVDTTEEEYDSMFDINAKAAYFFIKEAGKHLNDHGKIITIVTSLLAAFTDGYSTYAGGKAPVEHFTRAAAKEFGPRGISVTAVGPGPMDTPFFYGQETPQRVAYHKSQALNGDLTKVEDIVPIVKFLATEGWWITGQTIFANGGYTTR is encoded by the coding sequence ATGGCGACGCAATCTTTGCAGGGGAAAGTGGTGGTGGTAGGGGCGGGGGCCAAGAATCTTGGCGGACTCATCAGTCGCGAGTTCGGGAAGGGCGGGGCCAAGATCGTAGTGCATTACAACAGCCACGCGACCAAACCGGAAGCCGAGTCCACCGTGCAAGCCATTAAATCCTTGGGCAGCGAAGCCTATGCTACCCAGGGAGACCTGACTAAGCCGGTCAATGTTGCCGCGCTGTTCGAGCAAGCCAAAAAACATTTCGGCGGCGTCGACATTGCGATCAACACGGTGGGCAAGGTGCTGCGCAAACCCATCGTTGACACCACCGAGGAGGAGTACGACTCCATGTTCGACATCAACGCCAAAGCCGCCTACTTCTTCATCAAGGAAGCCGGCAAGCATCTCAATGACCACGGCAAAATCATCACCATCGTGACCTCGCTGTTGGCGGCGTTCACCGACGGCTATTCCACTTATGCCGGCGGCAAGGCGCCGGTGGAACATTTCACTCGTGCGGCGGCCAAGGAATTCGGGCCCCGCGGCATCTCAGTCACGGCCGTCGGTCCCGGTCCTATGGATACCCCGTTTTTCTACGGGCAGGAAACGCCCCAGCGCGTGGCCTACCACAAATCGCAGGCCTTGAACGGTGACTTGACGAAGGTCGAAGACATCGTTCCAATCGTCAAATTTTTGGCCACCGAAGGATGGTGGATCACCGGACAGACGATATTTGCCAACGGCGGGTATACTACGAGATAG